One segment of Danio aesculapii chromosome 3, fDanAes4.1, whole genome shotgun sequence DNA contains the following:
- the LOC130216742 gene encoding LOW QUALITY PROTEIN: sterile alpha motif domain-containing protein 9-like (The sequence of the model RefSeq protein was modified relative to this genomic sequence to represent the inferred CDS: substituted 1 base at 1 genomic stop codon), whose translation MKLLKLKHPIVMKXRESLKTDGRAAMSSEHPVDIKDWNKDHVRKWMLDIKVDREDADIFYSQRINGAGLLLLEEKDFRELGLSLNARKLVIHNIGLLKQKAKQRNDMVTWSCSLKPYPFNRFNAAHRYRENTTLDVTETGPIDLIQPCHEFKAFTNTTEKDRRQKYTYEVIRFAAACMNSRTNGTIHFGVADKPHGQILGIHVQRTDDFDVQQSHAIERHFMSDRIVRIAKMCIKPPRFVEVLKVDMTSSGKSVIEVDIEPSSIVCQDLYFNTYDVEKNNKKLKNKDKIPEPKATGKKKHDNKSFFIRDCSSSKNLCTSDSSKEYEKHIANMAHLSLLRKKAEEKHLSVVKNSVQGSKLCEMITGGTQSLDRSHFAWYIVVANKSHPIQLENFSFLHHMDLLAVLDFDPESAESGLIEIFKEKKTNVHLPAQYKVTEAVEDIADKLKLTKNTSWVFCNGGIHGESPSGPFNWLTEKGSSVRDVVSFLCRKDVLHHKTFLVLFLLLDHVSDGKDPLLEIFSIFLQELKGENQILCICDNATSYTNWKDLIQGRYGVDISKRCIYELSFAEVNGTVLSLWSENRKSSRFLPCGGGGKVVLSKKTEESLHMLSILCVNQCEGGNEDKQHHEEIFYKGGKVSWWNFYFSEQPGSMSFIKRDKFDYIVNTIIPDICSRMRVCEFFNIFHLPGCGGTTLAMHVLWTLKDKFRCAVLKDTTDDTAAEQVVQLLTYEAIEQPTRLPVLLMIDDFQNILDVKKLQLQIEEECQRQNLSSKSPQVIIVNCMRVETCVQTDDTVFIGNNLSEKEQKLFEEKLKEIEKTNRNTKTFYGFMILKTNYSSTYIQGVVKNTLRGFNLQHKHAQLFAVLVLLHFYYKDAVLSVSTCEEFLDLQMKADSKSCNVENGFKTFSTLLTKCTVDSKITFEGVRVIHSSIAQHCLKELSASHGVTKAEITNILLTTELFYVYTLGKQKLMQDVHSMLVRRQSSVEAEDSLFSPLIQDIMKETPGMEETVLLNAAKCYRKDAVIPQLLARYYYIKKQDFAMAMDWAKKAKELSRENSYICDTVSQVLVNMLKRAFRDDKDDPIRPESLDRYLTLAKTATEACKETQQTANKEAMTRLQRQKDYITYNTAGHLCELQVAATVIEILQKTPLYKSRTELEGSDTRQSTDAESEPYEKVLGRHVNFLTQHKATMKQDFVFLETFFVNLVPFFAGKDKQKEAIKHKVCKYFQQYTELFCKINWSELRNKELMNATNRKSQIRECLEKNRGDTYTGLLEYLYEENSSSTLEEILQQYHFFLDPKTEDRKLMDTINFIYANVILANINPKSQYIMPYQDLRKLLLNLNTCPRSLSEILPLYYISILLLWQEAHRDLPTFVSQMKASYSKELKPLSNGKRAAVHFYLGKDRGYSGLLSYRDINRCLGPGEDILTQWDNEKIWKTVRNSKKLQRVSGEIRNNLIWVADVKVMVDPMFVTQLRKGSGARVKFFIGFSMNGPVALDIL comes from the exons ATGAAACTCCTTAAGCTAAAACATCCCATAGTTATGAAGTGAAGGGAATCCTTA AAAACTGATGGGAGGGCAGCCATGTCATCTGAACATCCGGTGGACATCAAAGACTGGAATAAAGACCATGTGAGAAAATGGATGCTTGACATAAAAGTGGACAGAGAAGatgcagacattttttacagtcagAGAATTAATGGGGCTGGGCTTCTCCTCTTGGAGGAGAAGGATTTTAGGGAACTAGGTCTGTCACTGAATGCAAGAAAACTGGTTATTCACAACATAGGCCTATTGAAACAAAAGGCTAAGCAGAGAAATGACATGGTGACTTGGTCTTGTAGCCTGAAGCCTTACCCTTTTAATAGATTTAATGCAGCTCACAGGTACAGAGAAAACACCACTCTAGATGTAACCGAAACTGGTCCTATAGACCTCATTCAACCCTGCCATGAATTCAAAGCCTTCACCAACACAACAGAAAAGGACAGGAGGCAAAAATACACTTATGAGGTGATACGATTTGCAGCAGCTTGCATGAATAGCCGCACAAATGGCACCATTCATTTTGGAGTAGCAGATAAACCACATGGACAAATTCTGGGTATACATGTTCAGAGAACTGATGATTTTGATGTACAACAGTCACATGCAATTGAAAGACATTTTATGTCGGACAGGATTGTTCGGATAGCAAAGATGTGCATTAAACCCCCTCGATTTGTTGAAGTTCTCAAAGTTGACATGACATCCTCTGGAAAAAGTGTTATTGAAGTGGACATAGAGCCATCCTCTATAGTCTGTCAAGACCTTTATTTCAACACATATGATGTAGAAAAGAATAACAAGAAACTCAAAAATAAAGACAAGATACCTGAGCCCAAAGCAACAGGCAAGAAGAAGCACGATAACAAGTCTTTCTTCATAAGAGACTGCAGCAGCAGTAAGAATCTTTGCACATCTGATTCCTCAAAGGAGTATGAGAAGCATATTGCTAACATGGCACATTTATCCCTGTTGAGAAAGAAAGCTGAAGAAAAGCATCTCTCTGTTGTCAAAAACAGTGTGCAAGGTTCTAAACTATGTGAGATGATAACAGGAGGGACACAATCTTTGGACAGGTCACACTTTGCATGGTACATTGTGGTGGCCAACAAATCTCATCCAATTCAGCTGGAAAACTTCAGTTTCCTTCATCACATGGATCTACTGGCTGTTTTGGATTTTGATCCAGAATCTGCGGAAAGTGGCTTGATTGAGATATTCAAAGAGAAGAAAACAAATGTTCATTTACCAGCTCAGTATAAAGTAACAGAGGCAGTTGAGGACATTGCAGACAAGTTAAAGCTGACTAAAAATACAAGTTGGGTTTTCTGTAATGGAGGAATTCATGGGGAAAGCCCCTCTGGTCCCTTTAACTGGTTAACTGAAAAAGGATCCTCTGTGCGTGATGTTGTTTCTTTTCTGTGCCGAAAAGATGTGCTGCATCACAAAACATTTCTTGTCTTATTCTTGCTTTTAGATCATGTGAGTGATGGAAAAGACCCATTGCTTGAAATCTTCAGTATCTTTTTACAGGAGCTTAAGGGAGAGAACCAAATCTTATGCATCTGTGACAATGCAACATCATACACCAACTGGAAGGATCTCATTCAGGGCCGATATGGAGTTGACATCTCTAAGAGATGTATTTATGAGCTGAGCTTTGCTGAAGTCAATGGCACTGTGCTAAGTCTATGGTCTGAAAACCGCAAATCAAGCCGCTTTCTGCCTTGTGGTGGTGGCGGTAAAGTTGTGCTCTCAAAGAAAACAGAAGAATCCTTACATATGCTGAGTATTCTTTGTGTGAACCAGTGTGAAGGTGGTAATGAGGACAAACAACATCATGAAGAGATCTTTTATAAGGGAGGCAAAGTGTCTTGGTGGAACTTCTACTTCTCAGAACAGCCTGGCTCAATGTCGTTCATCAAACGAGACAAGTTTGACTACATTGTGAACACTATTATTCCAGACATATGCAGTCgtatgagagtgtgtgagttTTTCAACATCTTCCATCTTCCAGGGTGTGGTGGCACTACATTGGCCATGCATGTTCTGTGGACACTCAAGGATAAATTTCGTTGTGCGGTGCTGAAGGACACAACAGATGACACTGCAGCAGAACAGGTAGTGCAGCTACTAACATATGAGGCAATCGAGCAACCTACGCGTCTTCCTGTTTTGCTCATGATCGACGACTTCCAAAACATTTTGGATGTCAAAAAACTCCAACTTCAAATTGAGGAGGAATGTCAGAGGCAAAATCTTTCTTCAAAGTCTCCACAAGTCATAATTGTCAATTGCATGAGAGTTGAAACTTGTGTACAGACTGATGATACAGTTTTCATTGGAAACAATTTATCTGAGAAGGAACAGAAACTATTTGAAGAAAAGCTAAAGGAGATTGAGAAGACCAACAGAAACACTAAAACATTTTATGGATTTATGATTCTAAAGACCAACTATTCCTCCACCTATATACAGGGTGTTGTAAAGAACACACTCAGGGGCTTCAATCTCCAACACAAACACGCTCAGCTTTTCGCTGTTCTTGTCCTCTTGCATTTCTACTACAAAGATGCAGTGCTGTCAGTCTCTACATGTGAAGAGTTTCTTGATTTGCAAATGAAAGCAGATTCTAAATCCTGCAATGTTGAAAATGGATTCAAGACGTTTTCCACTCTTTTGACAAAATGTACCGTTGATTCTAAAATCACCTTTGAGGGTGTGCGGGTGATTCACTCAAGTATAGCTCAACACTGCTTGAAGGAGCTTTCAGCTTCTCATGGAGTGACAAAGGCAGAAATCACTAACATTCTGCTTACAACAGAGTTATTTTATGTGTACACTCTGGGAAAACAAAAATTAATGCAGGATGTTCACAGCATGTTGGTAAGGAGGCAAAGTTCAGTTGAGGCTGAAGACTCCCTTTTTTCACCTCTTATTCAAGATATAATGAAAGAAACCCCAGGGATGGAAGAAACTGTTCTTCTTAATGCAGCAAAGTGCTACAGAAAGGATGCAGTAATACCTCAGCTTCTCGCCAGGTACTATTACATCAAGAAACAAGACTTTGCTATGGCCATGGATTGGGCTAAGAAAGCCAAAGAACTTTCAAGGGAGAATTCATACATATGCGATACGGTATCCCAGGTACTTGTAAATATGCTCAAGCGTGCTTTTCGCGACGACAAAGATGATCCCATCAGGCCAGAAAGTCTTGATAGGTATCTTACATTGGCTAAGACGGCAACAGAAGCTTGCAAAGAAAcacaacaaacagcaaacaaagaAGCCATGACTCGACTGCAAAGACAAAAGGATTATATTACCTACAACACTGCTGGCCATCTCTGTGAACTTCAAGTTGCAGCTACAGTCATAGAAATCCTACAAAAGACGCCACTGTATAAATCACGAACAGAGCTGGAGGGATCTGACACCAGGCAATCAACAGATGCAGAAAGTGAGCCATATGAAAAAGTACTAGGGAGGCATGTCAACTTTCTAACTCAACATAAAGCAACGATGAAGCaagattttgtttttcttgagaCCTTTTTTGTCAACTTGGTACCCTTTTTTGCTGGGAAAGACAAACAAAAAGAGGCAATCAAACACAAGGTTTGCAAGTATTTTCAACAGTATACTGAACTCTTCTGTAAAATCAATTGGAGTGAGCTACGTAACAAAGAGTTAATGAACGCCACAAATAGAAAATCACAGATTCGTGAATGTCTGGAGAAGAACAGGGGTGATACATATACTGGCCTTCTGGAATATTTATATGAGGAAAACTCTTCATCAACTCTTGAAGAGATCCTCCAGCAGTATCATTTCTTTCTGGATCCCAAAACAGAGGACAGAAAACTGATGGACACTATAAACTTTATTTATGCCAATGTAATTCTAGCCAACATCAACCCGAAATCTCAGTACATCATGCCCTACCAAGACCTTCGCAAATTGCTCCTGAATTTAAACACTTGCCCAAGATCACTGAGTGAGATTCTGCCATTGTACTACATCTCAattttgttattatggcaagagGCCCACCGTGACTTGCCAACTTTTGTGTCACAAATGaaggcatcatattcaaaagagCTGAAACCCCTGTCTAATGGAAAGAGAGCAGCGGTCCACTTTTACTTAGGAAAGGATAGAGGTTACAGTGGCCTACTTTCCTATAGGGATATTAACCGCTGTTTAGGACCAGGAGAGGACATCTTAACTCAGTGGGACAACGAAAAAATATGGAAGACAGTAAGAAACAGTAAGAAGCTTCAAAGAGTTTCAGGTGAAATTCGCAACAATTTGATCTGGGTTGCTGATGTGAAGGTTATGGTCGATCCAATGTTTGTAACTCAGTTACGCAAAGGATCTGGCGCCCGTGTGAAATTCTTCATCGGATTCTCAATGAATGGACCAGTGGCACTTGACATATTGTGA